A genomic window from Yoonia rosea includes:
- the parE gene encoding DNA topoisomerase IV subunit B, translated as MANDLLSGASPDDYNADSIEVLEGLEPVRKRPGMYIGGTDERALHHLVAEVLDNSMDEAVAGHANRIEVELHADYSVTIKDNGRGIPIDPHPKFPDKSALEVILCTLHAGGKFSGKAYQTSGGLHGVGASVVNALSDSMVVQVARNKELYEQRFSRGIPLGPVQKLGPTQNRRGTTVTFHADAEIFGSQRFKPARLFASIRSKAYLFSGVEIRWKSEIDDKETPLEATFHFPGGLSDYLKETLGTASTYADKPFAGTVDFNEKFGEPGKVEWAINWTPVRDGFIQSYCNTVPTPEGGTHVSGFWAAILKGIKAYGELSNNKKAAQITREDLTSGGCALVSCFIRDPAFVGQTKDRLSSEIAAKMTEGAVRDHFDNWLANDTKSAGAILDFLVLRAEERLRRRQEKETARKSATKKLRLPGKLTDCTSKDRAGTELFIVEGDSAGGSGKGARNRVNQALLPLKGKILNVLGAASSKLTTNAEINDLCEALGVGMGTKFNIDDLRYDKIIIMTDADVDGAHIASLLMTFFFTQMRPLIDNGHLYLACPPLYRLTQGARRVYVADDAEKEAVMAKGLGGKGKIDVQRFKGLGEMDAKDLKETTMDPATRKLIRVTVHDDVPGDTADLVERLMGKKPELRFQYIQENARFVEELDV; from the coding sequence ATGGCCAACGACCTCCTCTCCGGGGCCAGCCCCGACGACTACAACGCCGACAGCATCGAAGTGCTTGAAGGGCTCGAACCCGTCCGCAAACGCCCCGGCATGTATATCGGCGGCACGGACGAACGCGCGCTGCACCATCTGGTGGCCGAGGTTCTGGACAACTCCATGGACGAAGCCGTCGCAGGGCATGCCAACCGGATCGAGGTGGAATTGCACGCCGATTATTCGGTGACGATCAAGGACAACGGGCGCGGCATCCCGATTGATCCGCACCCCAAGTTCCCCGACAAATCCGCACTCGAAGTCATCCTCTGCACGCTGCACGCAGGCGGCAAATTTTCGGGCAAAGCGTACCAGACCTCGGGTGGTCTGCACGGTGTGGGCGCGTCGGTGGTCAACGCGCTGTCCGACAGCATGGTCGTGCAGGTCGCGCGCAACAAGGAACTTTACGAACAACGGTTTTCACGTGGCATCCCGCTGGGGCCTGTCCAAAAACTGGGGCCCACGCAAAACCGGCGCGGCACCACGGTAACCTTCCACGCGGATGCGGAAATCTTTGGCAGCCAGCGGTTCAAACCCGCCCGCCTCTTTGCCTCGATCCGCTCCAAGGCCTACCTCTTTTCGGGTGTCGAAATCCGCTGGAAGTCCGAGATCGACGACAAGGAAACCCCGCTTGAGGCGACCTTCCACTTCCCCGGCGGCCTGTCGGACTACCTCAAGGAAACGCTGGGCACCGCATCCACCTACGCCGACAAACCCTTTGCCGGCACCGTGGACTTTAACGAAAAATTCGGTGAACCCGGCAAGGTGGAATGGGCGATCAACTGGACGCCCGTGCGCGACGGTTTCATCCAGTCCTACTGTAACACCGTGCCCACGCCCGAAGGCGGTACGCATGTCAGCGGCTTCTGGGCCGCGATCCTGAAAGGGATCAAAGCCTATGGCGAGCTATCAAACAACAAAAAAGCCGCGCAAATCACCCGCGAGGACCTGACCTCGGGCGGCTGCGCGCTGGTGTCGTGCTTTATCCGCGACCCTGCCTTTGTGGGGCAAACCAAGGACCGCCTGTCCTCGGAAATTGCCGCCAAAATGACCGAAGGGGCGGTGCGCGACCACTTTGACAACTGGCTGGCCAACGACACGAAATCCGCGGGTGCCATCCTTGATTTTCTGGTGTTGCGCGCCGAAGAACGCCTGCGCCGTCGTCAGGAAAAAGAGACCGCACGCAAATCCGCCACCAAGAAACTGCGCCTGCCCGGCAAGCTGACGGATTGCACGTCGAAAGACCGCGCGGGAACCGAATTGTTTATCGTTGAGGGCGACAGCGCGGGCGGATCAGGCAAAGGCGCGCGCAACCGCGTCAATCAAGCGCTCTTGCCGCTCAAGGGGAAAATCCTCAACGTGCTGGGGGCAGCGTCATCGAAACTGACGACCAACGCCGAAATCAACGACCTCTGCGAGGCGCTGGGTGTCGGCATGGGCACGAAATTCAACATTGACGACCTGCGCTACGACAAGATCATTATCATGACCGACGCCGACGTCGACGGCGCACATATCGCGTCGCTCTTGATGACCTTCTTCTTCACGCAGATGCGGCCCCTGATCGACAACGGCCACCTCTATCTGGCCTGCCCGCCGCTCTACCGCCTGACGCAAGGCGCGCGCCGCGTCTATGTGGCCGACGACGCCGAGAAAGAGGCGGTCATGGCCAAAGGCCTTGGCGGCAAAGGCAAAATCGACGTGCAACGCTTCAAGGGCTTGGGCGAAATGGACGCCAAGGACCTTAAAGAAACCACCATGGACCCCGCCACCCGCAAACTGATCCGCGTCACCGTGCATGACGATGTGCCGGGCGACACCGCCGATCTGGTCGAGCGTCTGAT